In the Natronolimnobius baerhuensis genome, one interval contains:
- a CDS encoding spermidine synthase, protein MDIRSAVAYRPTKPELAVFVSGITSMGLEILAVRIVAPQFGSHIYTVGGILTVCLAALSLGYWQGGKRAAFATNREMSWLMLGTAVYIGVVIYASDLLLTHTSVLALPPRYASLPAVIVLFGPPTYLLGFISPYAAELSTKEGTGEASGHVYALGTIGSIIGSGATTFFLIPVLTVSQIGLLFGLILVGTALALTGPTPPRKPTVASVIVVLLLVGAAGGAPVDFDHRGDIVYETGTAHQQLEIVDSGSERTMYLDGARHSAIDLEDPDRHVFTYTKYFHLPMLMADGVDDVDRVLFIGGGGYTGPQDFAEQYDADIDVVELDPDVTDAAEEYFGLERDDVTVYTEDGRQFLERTDETYDLIVLDAYKQDQVPFHLTTEEFMDLASDRLADNGMLHANVIAAPSGAAAEFYHAQYRTMEASFDDLESFRTSDSSAIQNIQIVASNEPRDLSVADLVERNDERDLSVDLSAAIDNRMAAPDTDDAPVLRDDRGEVDSLLDPMFGQRYVIEETDTGSNETTTESSESAPAAMTAPTDTSAATAPLYGG, encoded by the coding sequence ATGGATATACGGAGTGCCGTTGCGTACCGGCCGACGAAGCCGGAACTCGCGGTATTCGTCTCGGGAATCACCAGTATGGGCCTCGAGATCCTTGCGGTCCGGATCGTCGCGCCGCAGTTCGGCAGCCATATTTACACCGTCGGCGGCATTTTGACGGTCTGTCTTGCGGCGTTGAGTCTTGGCTACTGGCAAGGTGGGAAACGAGCGGCGTTCGCCACGAACCGAGAAATGTCCTGGCTGATGCTCGGAACCGCGGTCTACATCGGCGTCGTCATCTACGCGAGCGATCTGTTGCTGACACATACGTCAGTGCTGGCGCTGCCGCCGCGATACGCCTCGCTCCCGGCGGTCATCGTCCTGTTTGGCCCACCGACGTACCTGCTTGGCTTTATCAGCCCCTACGCGGCCGAACTCTCGACAAAAGAGGGAACCGGCGAGGCCTCCGGCCACGTCTACGCACTCGGAACGATTGGCAGCATCATCGGCTCGGGTGCGACGACGTTCTTCCTGATTCCCGTCCTTACCGTCAGCCAGATCGGACTGCTGTTCGGCCTCATCCTCGTCGGAACGGCACTCGCACTCACCGGCCCGACACCGCCACGAAAGCCAACCGTTGCGAGCGTGATTGTCGTCCTGTTGCTCGTCGGCGCGGCCGGCGGCGCACCCGTCGATTTCGACCACCGCGGCGACATCGTCTACGAAACCGGCACTGCCCACCAGCAACTCGAGATCGTCGACAGCGGAAGCGAACGAACAATGTACTTAGACGGCGCTCGCCACAGCGCGATTGACCTCGAGGACCCTGATCGCCACGTCTTCACCTACACGAAGTACTTCCACCTGCCGATGCTCATGGCCGACGGCGTGGATGACGTCGACCGCGTGTTGTTCATCGGCGGCGGTGGCTACACCGGCCCGCAGGACTTCGCAGAACAGTACGACGCTGACATCGACGTCGTCGAACTCGATCCCGACGTCACCGATGCTGCTGAGGAGTACTTCGGCCTCGAGCGCGACGACGTGACCGTCTACACCGAAGACGGCCGCCAGTTCCTCGAGCGAACTGATGAGACTTACGACCTGATCGTCCTCGACGCCTACAAACAGGATCAGGTTCCGTTCCACCTCACGACCGAGGAGTTCATGGACCTCGCGTCGGATCGGCTGGCCGACAACGGCATGCTCCATGCGAACGTCATCGCCGCACCGAGTGGCGCTGCCGCCGAGTTCTATCACGCCCAGTATCGAACGATGGAGGCGTCGTTCGACGACCTCGAGAGCTTCCGGACCTCGGACTCGAGTGCCATCCAGAATATTCAAATCGTCGCCTCGAACGAGCCACGAGACCTCTCGGTTGCAGACCTCGTCGAGCGAAACGACGAGCGCGACCTCAGCGTGGACCTCTCGGCTGCAATCGACAATCGGATGGCGGCTCCTGACACCGACGACGCGCCTGTCTTGCGAGACGACCGCGGCGAAGTCGATAGCCTCCTCGATCCGATGTTCGGCCAGCGATACGTGATCGAGGAGACCGACACAGGGTCGAACGAGACAACCACCGAGTCGAGCGAATCCGCACCGGCTGCGATGACAGCGCCGACAGACACGTCAGCGGCTACAGCACCGCTCTACGGGGGATAA
- a CDS encoding phosphoribosyltransferase, translating into MFDDRTDAGTQLGADLKRRGVEADLVLAIPRGALPVARPVADALEADLDVVVARKLGAPGNPELALGAVASDGSVWYNDDLIDRLGVDDETLEAIRTREAAAAADKLETYRDESGGPTLEGQRVLVVDDGVATGATARACLEQARNADAAAVSLAVPVGPPQAIADLEALADAVYALREPADFRAVGQWYREFGQVSDETAMEYLS; encoded by the coding sequence ATGTTCGACGATAGAACTGATGCCGGAACCCAACTCGGTGCGGATCTCAAGCGCCGCGGTGTCGAAGCCGATCTCGTCCTCGCGATCCCTCGCGGGGCGCTCCCCGTGGCACGACCGGTTGCGGACGCACTCGAGGCAGACCTCGACGTCGTCGTCGCACGGAAACTCGGCGCACCGGGCAATCCCGAACTGGCACTGGGCGCGGTCGCAAGCGACGGCAGTGTCTGGTACAACGACGACCTCATCGACCGACTCGGTGTCGACGACGAGACACTCGAGGCGATCCGAACGCGAGAAGCAGCGGCTGCTGCAGACAAACTCGAGACTTATCGTGACGAGTCCGGTGGTCCCACACTCGAGGGACAGCGCGTGCTCGTCGTCGATGACGGGGTTGCAACGGGAGCCACTGCAAGAGCGTGTCTGGAACAGGCTCGAAATGCAGATGCTGCGGCCGTTTCCCTGGCCGTGCCTGTCGGGCCACCGCAAGCGATAGCGGACCTCGAGGCGCTGGCTGATGCGGTGTACGCGCTTCGGGAGCCAGCCGACTTTCGGGCTGTCGGACAGTGGTACCGGGAGTTCGGCCAGGTCTCTGATGAGACTGCGATGGAGTACCTATCGTGA
- a CDS encoding hybrid sensor histidine kinase/response regulator has protein sequence MPTSDRLLIVGEPLPQRSQHQRHLATEFTLEAVPDAAAAIARFEDGRFDGVVTAYDLPDETGLEVCAAVRAREHACPVIVVGEQPQDAVGAALFEVDATAYVRRTESPETVVDECRTAVDQYHRTRGAQRVASAGGAGHCLVRDGVITYATPSLARLFGTDASALEGRSFTELVTPSHREQVADELATLDQPREMRFSIAGRDGERRTFHIQWRPAGDELVGTVIEDTERARQIESLEREAAMLESLLENLPLSIYFKDRASRHVRVSDYMTRNNPEAFIKNSEGKVHPHAEDIVGKTDFDLYATAFAEEALADDRRVIDGEATITDRLEAARTGTGEELYTATTKAPWYDTDGRVAGVVGVTLDITDRVTSRKELERHNERLTEFAEVLTHDLRNPVNVAQGYLDVLQTEYDREAIEACERSLERISRLIDEIREFVLQGRSVESPEPVDLRAVARQAWDTVETADAALEVGTTRRVYADPERLQRLLENLFRNAVDHGIPESQSTARAGTDGERSDDAGETAPATDPPLTVRLEWTGNGFAVVDDGVGFPETAETEMLFERGYTTASTGTGFGLAIVHDIAEAHGWTVSATASAAGGARFEFDEVVVVDSDIGQTYGV, from the coding sequence GCGATCACAGCACCAGCGGCACCTTGCCACTGAGTTCACACTCGAGGCGGTACCCGACGCCGCAGCGGCAATCGCCCGGTTCGAAGACGGGCGATTCGATGGCGTCGTCACGGCATACGATCTGCCGGATGAAACCGGACTCGAGGTCTGTGCGGCTGTTCGGGCGCGTGAGCACGCGTGTCCCGTGATCGTCGTTGGCGAGCAGCCACAGGACGCGGTCGGTGCGGCGCTGTTCGAGGTGGACGCGACGGCCTATGTTCGCCGAACTGAATCGCCCGAGACGGTCGTCGACGAGTGTCGCACAGCCGTCGATCAGTATCACCGCACTCGAGGCGCACAGCGCGTGGCGTCGGCTGGTGGGGCCGGGCACTGTCTCGTCCGTGATGGCGTCATCACCTACGCGACGCCATCGCTCGCGCGACTGTTCGGAACTGACGCCAGCGCACTCGAGGGGCGGTCGTTCACCGAGTTGGTCACGCCATCCCATCGTGAGCAGGTCGCAGACGAATTGGCAACGCTCGATCAGCCACGGGAGATGCGGTTTTCGATTGCAGGTCGGGATGGCGAGCGCCGAACGTTTCACATCCAGTGGCGACCCGCGGGCGACGAACTCGTCGGAACCGTCATCGAGGATACCGAACGGGCACGGCAGATCGAGTCTCTGGAACGCGAGGCGGCGATGCTCGAGTCGTTGCTCGAGAACCTGCCGCTGTCGATTTACTTCAAGGATCGGGCGAGTCGACACGTCCGAGTCAGTGACTACATGACGCGAAACAACCCCGAGGCGTTCATCAAGAACAGCGAGGGGAAGGTTCATCCACACGCCGAGGACATCGTTGGCAAGACGGATTTCGACCTCTACGCGACGGCGTTTGCCGAGGAGGCACTCGCAGACGACCGCCGAGTGATCGACGGCGAAGCGACGATTACGGACCGACTCGAGGCTGCCAGAACGGGCACCGGCGAGGAACTGTATACGGCGACGACGAAAGCACCGTGGTACGATACGGACGGCCGCGTTGCCGGCGTCGTCGGCGTCACGCTCGATATCACTGACCGGGTGACCTCTCGCAAGGAACTCGAGCGCCACAACGAGCGCCTCACGGAGTTCGCCGAGGTGTTGACACACGACCTTCGCAACCCCGTCAACGTCGCACAGGGCTATCTTGACGTCTTGCAGACGGAGTACGACCGCGAGGCCATCGAAGCCTGTGAGCGCTCGCTCGAGCGAATTAGCCGGCTAATCGACGAAATTCGAGAGTTCGTCTTACAGGGCCGGTCCGTCGAGTCACCGGAGCCAGTCGACTTGCGCGCCGTCGCCAGACAGGCCTGGGACACCGTCGAGACGGCCGACGCCGCTCTCGAGGTCGGGACAACACGGCGAGTCTATGCCGATCCCGAGCGTCTCCAGCGCCTGCTCGAGAATCTGTTCCGAAACGCTGTCGATCACGGGATTCCGGAGTCGCAGTCGACCGCGCGTGCTGGTACCGACGGCGAGCGTTCCGACGACGCCGGTGAGACAGCGCCAGCCACAGACCCACCGCTGACCGTCCGCCTCGAGTGGACTGGAAACGGCTTTGCAGTCGTCGATGACGGTGTTGGCTTTCCCGAGACTGCCGAGACGGAGATGCTGTTCGAACGCGGCTATACGACAGCGAGCACCGGGACGGGCTTCGGGCTGGCAATCGTTCATGATATCGCCGAGGCCCACGGCTGGACCGTTAGCGCAACAGCCAGCGCGGCAGGAGGCGCACGGTTCGAGTTCGACGAGGTCGTGGTCGTCGATTCAGATATTGGCCAGACCTACGGCGTCTGA
- a CDS encoding glycoside hydrolase family 3 N-terminal domain-containing protein — protein MTERIECDSNAETVAALRSELTLSEKVGQLVGTFVGSMGDRDISVADAKSEVVEDNVGTVAAFGIGVSRYHDAERVAEIANELQRTALEETSHGIPLLLPVDAVHGHAYIHDATVFPHGLGVAATRHPAYARTAGEITATEMRATGANVNYGPTSDVARDQRWGRTFETYGESPLLCGRFSAAAISGLESTTDSPRVAATAKHFPAYGDSAGGEDAAVVDRSSTTMYSQLLAPFEDALEEDPSIVMPCYNSIDGEPAHGSRRYLTELLRERLGFDGVVVSDWGGVDHLHEDHRVTASQRGSAKRAVQAGLDQVSVGHGEYAAHLESLVEAGELSEERIDEAVDRILALKVDLGLFDDPFVDHERTSEIIGRDDHREAAYETAKDSQTLLKNEDDLLPLSPSLESILVAGPNADSLRHQYGGWSVKHPEADSGTTVLEGVRDRVSESTTVRYEQGATMTESVDPDAVKSAAADSDVAVVVCGENWYFHEFGPNQLVGETGEFPTRSQLELPPAQRELLETVHATGTPTVLVTITGRPLAISWADEHIPAILQSYYPGSEGGRAVADVLFGKHNPAGRLPISVPRSAEQLPSRFNYYAHPTPIGDDEHPDTYDPLYEFGHGESYTTFECSTLEVDADEIGPAESVRATITVENTGDRAGARALDFFLRDEVSSIVRPVREHVAFTRVSLEPGESTTVSVTIPNAALAVTDSRGRRTVESGAFELTCEDCSTTFEVR, from the coding sequence ATGACCGAGCGAATCGAGTGTGATTCGAACGCGGAGACTGTCGCAGCGTTGCGATCCGAGCTGACGCTTTCGGAGAAAGTCGGGCAACTCGTTGGCACGTTTGTCGGGTCGATGGGTGATCGAGACATCTCTGTTGCTGATGCAAAATCGGAGGTCGTCGAAGACAACGTTGGCACCGTCGCGGCGTTTGGCATCGGTGTTTCTCGATATCACGACGCAGAACGCGTCGCCGAAATCGCGAACGAACTCCAGCGAACAGCACTCGAGGAGACCAGTCACGGAATCCCGCTCCTGTTGCCCGTTGATGCAGTTCACGGGCACGCGTACATTCACGACGCAACGGTGTTCCCTCACGGCCTCGGCGTCGCCGCAACGCGACATCCTGCGTATGCGCGGACGGCTGGCGAGATTACGGCGACTGAGATGCGAGCGACGGGTGCGAACGTGAACTATGGGCCAACGTCCGACGTGGCTCGAGACCAGCGTTGGGGACGAACGTTCGAAACGTACGGCGAGAGTCCGCTTCTGTGCGGGCGCTTCAGCGCGGCGGCGATTTCCGGGCTGGAATCGACGACTGACAGCCCGCGAGTCGCGGCGACGGCAAAACACTTCCCGGCCTACGGTGACTCGGCTGGTGGCGAAGACGCCGCCGTCGTGGACCGCTCGAGTACCACCATGTACAGTCAACTGCTCGCGCCGTTCGAGGACGCACTCGAGGAAGATCCCTCCATCGTGATGCCGTGTTACAACTCGATTGATGGCGAACCAGCCCACGGCTCGCGGCGGTATCTCACCGAACTGCTTCGTGAACGACTCGGCTTCGACGGGGTCGTCGTCTCCGACTGGGGCGGCGTCGATCATCTCCACGAAGACCACCGGGTGACAGCCTCCCAGCGCGGGTCGGCGAAACGGGCCGTCCAGGCCGGTCTCGATCAGGTCTCGGTTGGCCATGGCGAGTACGCTGCTCACCTCGAGTCGCTCGTTGAGGCGGGCGAACTCTCCGAAGAACGCATTGACGAAGCCGTCGACCGCATCCTCGCGCTGAAAGTCGATCTCGGATTGTTCGACGATCCGTTCGTCGACCACGAGCGAACGAGCGAGATCATTGGCCGGGACGATCACCGCGAGGCAGCCTACGAGACGGCCAAAGACTCCCAGACGCTCTTGAAAAACGAGGACGACCTGCTCCCGCTGTCGCCATCGCTCGAGTCAATCCTCGTTGCCGGACCGAACGCCGACTCGCTGCGCCACCAGTACGGCGGCTGGAGTGTCAAGCATCCAGAGGCGGACTCTGGAACGACCGTTCTCGAGGGCGTTCGAGACCGCGTCAGCGAGTCGACGACGGTTCGGTACGAACAGGGCGCGACGATGACCGAATCAGTCGATCCCGATGCGGTCAAATCCGCGGCGGCTGACTCGGACGTCGCTGTCGTCGTCTGTGGCGAGAACTGGTACTTCCATGAGTTCGGCCCGAACCAACTGGTCGGCGAGACTGGCGAGTTCCCGACGCGCTCGCAACTCGAGTTGCCACCCGCACAGCGGGAATTGCTCGAGACAGTTCACGCGACGGGGACGCCGACTGTTCTAGTGACCATCACGGGCCGTCCGCTCGCGATTTCGTGGGCCGACGAGCACATTCCAGCGATTCTCCAGTCGTACTACCCAGGCAGCGAGGGTGGCCGCGCTGTCGCGGACGTCCTGTTCGGCAAGCACAACCCCGCAGGCCGGCTTCCGATCAGCGTTCCACGGTCGGCCGAGCAGTTGCCCTCGAGATTTAATTACTACGCACACCCGACCCCAATCGGCGACGACGAGCATCCCGACACGTACGATCCACTGTACGAGTTCGGTCACGGTGAGAGCTACACCACCTTCGAGTGCTCGACCCTCGAGGTCGACGCCGACGAAATCGGGCCTGCCGAGTCCGTTCGGGCGACGATCACCGTCGAGAACACTGGCGACCGCGCCGGCGCTCGCGCGCTCGATTTCTTCCTGCGCGACGAGGTGAGTTCCATCGTCCGCCCAGTTCGTGAACACGTCGCCTTTACGCGTGTCTCGCTCGAGCCAGGCGAGTCGACGACCGTGTCGGTGACGATTCCGAACGCTGCACTCGCCGTGACCGACTCTCGAGGCCGCCGAACTGTCGAATCCGGGGCGTTCGAACTGACCTGCGAGGACTGTTCGACGACGTTCGAGGTTCGGTAG
- a CDS encoding NAD(P)H-hydrate dehydratase translates to MGRLQRTLSNVSEATGTDNGRVAVVGGSVDYPNQPAIVGLAALRTGSDHVRTLVTEHIYEIVASHSPNLLVSSYAGTTFTAETTERITDLDKWADALVIGPGLVDADTDAICEAIDTLEGPVVVDALAIEPALEADLSNAVLTPSGSEDGPIYDAYGSLETFTEETGAVITLTGAVDEIVADGERLENETGTSALSVAGTGDTLAGITASLLGQGLDRQEAAELAAWILGKSGELATADYGPGVVATDVLERIPKTIR, encoded by the coding sequence ATGGGACGACTCCAGCGGACACTCTCGAACGTCTCCGAGGCGACCGGGACGGACAACGGCCGGGTCGCCGTCGTCGGCGGCAGTGTCGACTACCCGAATCAGCCAGCCATCGTCGGCCTGGCAGCGCTTCGAACCGGCTCGGACCACGTCCGGACGCTGGTGACAGAGCACATCTACGAGATCGTCGCGAGTCACTCACCGAACCTGCTCGTGAGTTCTTATGCGGGCACGACGTTTACCGCGGAGACAACCGAGCGCATCACTGACCTCGACAAGTGGGCCGACGCGCTCGTCATCGGCCCCGGACTGGTCGACGCCGACACTGACGCCATCTGCGAGGCGATTGACACGCTCGAGGGTCCCGTCGTTGTCGATGCACTCGCAATCGAACCCGCACTCGAGGCCGACCTCTCGAATGCCGTTCTGACGCCCAGTGGCTCCGAAGACGGCCCGATCTACGACGCCTACGGCTCGCTCGAGACGTTCACCGAGGAGACAGGGGCGGTCATCACACTGACCGGCGCGGTCGACGAAATCGTCGCCGACGGCGAGCGCCTCGAGAACGAGACGGGAACGTCGGCGCTGTCCGTCGCCGGAACGGGCGATACGCTCGCCGGGATCACGGCGTCGCTGCTCGGGCAGGGACTGGACCGTCAAGAGGCCGCGGAGCTGGCCGCCTGGATTCTCGGTAAGAGCGGCGAACTGGCGACGGCCGACTACGGTCCCGGTGTCGTCGCGACGGACGTCCTCGAGCGGATTCCGAAGACGATTCGCTGA
- a CDS encoding class I SAM-dependent methyltransferase, with amino-acid sequence MTAPTRSSRSDHDGDSDHDIAHPRFATLYDWLPQRLLLGPHREYLANGLAGRVLEIGAGNGAMFPFVAEGAATDTLEYHAIEPDPHMRKRAVTAARDAELAVDLRDARAESLPYPDDSFDVVISGMVFCTVQDPEAALSEVTRVLRPGGEFRFLEHVRADGWRGTGQNVLNPVWKRAAGGCQLNRDTVSLFAGHEAFAVDEIERLAFGVFPATPFVRGTLRTKREKVGI; translated from the coding sequence ATGACGGCACCCACCAGATCGAGCCGGTCCGATCACGACGGCGATTCCGACCACGACATCGCCCATCCCCGATTCGCCACACTCTACGACTGGCTTCCCCAGCGACTGTTGCTCGGCCCTCACCGCGAGTATCTCGCCAACGGGCTAGCCGGTCGCGTCCTCGAGATCGGGGCCGGAAACGGCGCGATGTTTCCCTTCGTCGCCGAGGGAGCAGCGACTGACACACTCGAGTATCACGCAATCGAGCCGGACCCACATATGCGCAAGCGGGCAGTGACAGCGGCTCGAGACGCCGAACTCGCGGTGGACCTGCGAGATGCCCGCGCCGAGTCGCTTCCCTACCCTGACGATTCCTTCGACGTGGTGATCTCCGGGATGGTCTTCTGTACCGTTCAAGACCCCGAAGCCGCGCTCTCGGAAGTCACCCGCGTGCTTCGCCCCGGCGGTGAGTTTCGATTCCTCGAGCACGTCCGGGCTGATGGCTGGCGTGGGACTGGTCAGAACGTGTTGAACCCGGTCTGGAAGCGCGCTGCTGGGGGCTGTCAGCTGAATCGCGACACCGTCTCGCTGTTCGCCGGCCACGAGGCATTCGCAGTCGACGAGATCGAACGCCTCGCGTTCGGCGTGTTTCCCGCGACGCCGTTCGTTCGTGGAACCCTCCGCACAAAACGCGAGAAGGTCGGGATTTAA
- a CDS encoding redox-regulated ATPase YchF — MSQSYRIGLVGKPSVGKSSFFNAATMNDVPEGAYPFTTIDPSVGEAYVRVDCAAPEFDEECTPNVGYCDHGTRFVPTKLVDVAGLIPGAHEGAGLGNQFLSDLNETDVLVHVVDFSGKTDLEGEATEGHDPRDDIAFLEEELDQWYLDVLKKGINRYESGYTTEDDAIEEELAEQMSAFKTNEDEIKLLIRRVDIGFDPEEWDDDDRLELAREIRKETKPMVIAANKMDTPEAQENYEEITTDPAYEHLTIVPCSAHAEKALKSADKAGVLDYRPGDSDFDISGDVSGEQEQGLEQIRDFLSEYGATGVQAALETALFDVLGVTPVFPGGANGLGNERGEVLPDCYLIPPNSTAEDFAYSLHSDIGDGFLHAIDCRSNRQLGKDYEVESRDVIEIITTN, encoded by the coding sequence ATGAGTCAGAGTTACCGGATCGGACTCGTCGGCAAACCCTCTGTCGGCAAGTCATCCTTTTTCAACGCCGCGACGATGAACGACGTCCCCGAAGGGGCCTACCCGTTCACGACCATTGACCCAAGCGTCGGCGAGGCGTACGTCCGCGTCGACTGTGCCGCCCCCGAGTTCGACGAGGAGTGCACCCCGAACGTCGGCTACTGCGACCACGGCACCAGATTCGTCCCGACGAAACTCGTCGACGTCGCCGGACTCATCCCCGGCGCACACGAGGGCGCTGGCCTTGGCAACCAGTTCCTCTCCGACCTGAACGAAACCGACGTCCTCGTCCACGTCGTCGACTTCTCCGGGAAAACCGACCTCGAGGGCGAAGCCACGGAGGGCCACGACCCACGCGACGATATCGCCTTCTTAGAGGAAGAACTCGATCAGTGGTATCTCGATGTCCTCAAAAAGGGGATCAACCGCTACGAGTCGGGCTACACCACCGAGGACGACGCCATTGAGGAGGAACTCGCCGAGCAGATGAGCGCGTTCAAAACGAACGAAGACGAGATCAAACTCCTGATCCGCCGCGTTGACATCGGCTTCGATCCCGAAGAATGGGACGACGACGACCGACTCGAGTTGGCCCGCGAGATCCGCAAGGAGACCAAGCCGATGGTCATCGCGGCGAACAAGATGGACACGCCCGAAGCGCAGGAAAACTACGAGGAGATCACGACCGATCCGGCGTACGAGCACCTGACGATTGTCCCCTGTAGCGCCCACGCCGAGAAAGCCCTGAAGTCGGCCGACAAAGCCGGCGTCCTCGACTACCGACCCGGCGATTCGGACTTCGATATCTCGGGTGACGTTTCAGGCGAGCAAGAACAAGGCCTCGAGCAGATTCGGGACTTCCTCTCGGAATACGGCGCAACGGGCGTTCAGGCAGCCCTCGAGACCGCGCTGTTCGACGTCCTCGGCGTGACGCCGGTGTTCCCCGGCGGCGCAAACGGACTGGGGAACGAACGCGGTGAAGTCCTGCCGGATTGTTATCTGATCCCGCCGAACTCGACCGCAGAGGACTTCGCGTACAGCCTCCACTCCGATATCGGCGACGGCTTCCTCCACGCCATTGACTGTCGGTCGAACCGCCAACTCGGCAAGGACTACGAAGTCGAATCCCGTGACGTCATCGAAATTATTACAACGAACTAA
- a CDS encoding pyridoxal-phosphate-dependent aminotransferase family protein, protein MTDDRLRMTPGPTAVPAAVRERMAEPTPNPDVEPEFFDIYRSLTDNLEQIYAAGASTDQPQGSSSDPDTDRDIVVLGGEGILGLEAAIASVLSPGDRVLCLSNGLYGDGFGEFVEDYGGEALMCESSWRETLDPDAVAAELERAADTGDPIDVATMVHCETPTGTLNDLEPILDVLEDHDVLSIVDAVSSLGGTPVPTDRIDICLGASQKCVSAPPGLTTCAISERAWDRIEATETNSLYTNLEPWRTAADDEWFPYTHLSANVTGLETATDLLLEEGLETIFERHEAAATRCRDRAAEIGLETYATESAASPTVTALEVDGRAVELQEVMRDEHDIVLATGLGDQAEDILRVGHMGHNARLERVDETMDALGAVLEE, encoded by the coding sequence ATGACCGACGACCGACTCCGAATGACTCCCGGTCCGACTGCCGTCCCGGCCGCCGTCCGAGAGCGAATGGCCGAGCCGACGCCGAACCCTGACGTCGAACCCGAGTTCTTCGACATCTATCGCTCGCTGACCGACAACCTCGAGCAAATCTACGCCGCGGGAGCGAGCACCGACCAGCCGCAGGGCTCGAGTTCCGACCCCGACACCGACCGGGATATCGTCGTCCTCGGCGGTGAGGGCATTCTCGGTCTCGAGGCTGCAATCGCGTCGGTGCTCTCGCCGGGCGACCGCGTTCTGTGTCTCTCGAACGGACTCTACGGCGATGGGTTCGGCGAATTCGTCGAGGACTACGGCGGCGAGGCACTCATGTGTGAGTCGTCGTGGCGAGAGACGCTCGACCCCGACGCCGTCGCAGCCGAACTCGAGCGTGCGGCGGATACCGGCGACCCCATCGACGTGGCGACGATGGTCCACTGCGAGACGCCGACCGGGACGTTAAACGACCTCGAGCCGATTCTGGACGTGCTCGAGGACCACGATGTGCTCTCGATTGTGGATGCTGTCTCCTCGCTCGGTGGCACACCGGTCCCGACGGATCGGATCGACATCTGTCTCGGTGCGAGCCAGAAGTGTGTCAGCGCGCCGCCGGGGCTGACGACCTGTGCGATCAGCGAGCGCGCGTGGGACCGTATCGAGGCCACCGAGACCAACTCGCTCTATACGAATCTCGAGCCCTGGCGGACCGCGGCCGACGACGAGTGGTTCCCCTACACGCATCTCTCGGCGAACGTCACCGGCCTCGAGACCGCGACCGACCTGCTGCTCGAGGAGGGCCTCGAGACCATCTTCGAGCGCCACGAAGCGGCTGCAACGCGGTGTCGCGACCGCGCCGCGGAAATCGGCCTCGAGACGTATGCGACCGAGTCAGCCGCCTCGCCGACCGTCACCGCACTCGAGGTCGACGGTCGCGCTGTGGAGCTACAGGAAGTGATGCGCGACGAGCACGATATCGTCCTCGCGACCGGCCTCGGCGACCAAGCCGAGGACATCCTTCGAGTTGGTCACATGGGACACAACGCTCGCCTCGAGCGGGTCGACGAGACGATGGACGCGCTGGGGGCCGTCCTCGAGGAGTGA